From the Burkholderia sp. WP9 genome, the window CCGTCATCACGCACAACCTGCAGCCAATCGCCGCGGGCCTCGCCACGACGCTCGGCACCTGGGCTGCGGGCGTCGCGATCGGCATCGTGATCGGCTTTCTGATCGCCGTGCTGCAACTCTTCTGCGGGCGCTGGGTGCGCGGCGTATTGCGCGTCTATATCGAACTGTTTCGCGGCACGCCGTTTCTCGTGCAGCTCTTTTTGCTGTATTACGGCGGCCCTTCGTTCGGCCTCACGCTGGAACCAATGACCGCGGGTGTGCTCGGTTTGGGCCTATACGGCAGCGCCTATTTCGCCGAAGCTTTCCGCTCCGGTTTCCAGTCGGTGCCGCCAGGTCATCTCGAAGCGGCGTCGTGCCTGGGTCTCACACGCTGGCAGGCGGTCATGCGCGTTCAGGTGCCGCAAATGCTCGTGCTGATCGTGCCTGCGCTGACCAATCTGATCATCGTATTGAGCAAGGAAACGGCCGTGCTGTCCATCGTCACCGTGCCTGAACTCACGTTCGTGCTGACCGGTATCGGCTCGGCGACCTTTGCCTTCGTCGAAACGCTGCTCGTGCTGTGCGTGTGCTATCTCGCGCTGGTCGAACTGACTTCGCGCGCGGGCATGTGGGCTGAAACCCGCATCGCACGCTTCATGGCATGAACGGAAACGGAACCCTCCTATGAACGCCATCGCCGACATGCCCTCCTCCGCGCCTACTGCCAACATCGAAGCATCGCCCGGTGCGCCGTTGATCGAAGTGCGCGACCTGCGCAAACGCTTCGGTGAAGTCGAAGTGCTGCGCGGTGTCGATCTCGAGATCGCGCGCTCGGAAGTGGTGTGCATCATCGGCCCGTCCGGTTCGGGCAAGAGCACGCTGTTGCGCTGCCTCGCCGCACTCGAAACCTACGATCAGGGCGACGTGCGCATCGAAGGCGAGCTGCTCGGTTATAGCGAGCGCAACGGCAGACGCGTGCGTGCGTCGCAAAGCGAGATCAACCGCGTACGGCGCAACGTCGGCATGGTGTTTCAGCAGTTCAATCTGTGGCCGCACATGACGGCGCTCGGCAATGTGATGGAATCCCTGCTGCGCGTTCGCCATCTGTCGCGCGACGAAGCGCGCCGCCGCGCCAACGCCATGCTCGAAACAGTCGGCCTCGCGCACAAAGGCGACGCGTATCCGGCCAAACTCTCGGGCGGCCAGCAGCAGCGCGTGGCGATTGCGCGAGCGCTCGCCATGGAGCCGCACATCATGCTATTCGACGAGCCGACCTCGGCGCTCGATCCGGAACTGGTCGGCGAAGTGCTGCAAGTGATGAAACAGCTCGCGCGCGACGGCATGACGATGGCCGTGGTCACGCACGAAATGGGTTTCGCCGCGCAGGTCGCGGACAAAGTCATGTTCATCGATCAAGGCCGTATCGCCGTGCAAGGCAAACCGCGCGATGTCTTTCACGATGCCGGACAGCCGCGCTTGCGGCAGTTCCTGCAAAACTACTTCGACCGCAACGCTTTCTGGGCGCGCGGCGCCGACGAGGCGCAGCCGCTATGAGCGCCCACCGCTTTCCGCCTGCCTCACGCGGACACTGACGCAAGGGCCGCCGATGTCCTCCACCGTTCGCAGCCGCGCTCACGACAAGCCGCTTTCCGCCGCGGCCCTGAAAGCCGCGCGCGCCGCGGCCGAGGCACCCGCCGCGCGCTACGAACAGGTCAAGAGCCATATCCGCCACATCATCGAATCGGGCGAACGCCAGGCGGGCGACCGTTTGCCGTCCGAACTCGATCTGGTCGCGACACTCGGCGTGTCGCGCATGACGGTCAATCGCGCGCTGCGCGAGCTCGCCGAAGAGGGGCTGGTGACGCGCGTTTCCGGTGTCGGCACCTTCGTCGCGCAAAGCAAGCCGCAATCCACGCTGCTGATGATCGCCCATATCGGCGACGAGATCCGCTCACGCGGCCACGAATATCGCTACGACACGGTGCTGCTGCAACGCGAAACGGCTTCGGTGATGGTGTCAAACGCGCTGGGGCTGGCGCCGGGTTCGTCGGTGTTTCATGTGATCTGCGTGCATCGGGAGAACGGCTTGCCGGTGCAACTGGAGGATCGCTATGTTAACCCGGCGATCGCGCCGGATTTTCTACAGCAGGATTTTTCGGCGATCAGGCCGTCGGAATATCTGTTCGAGATCGTGCCCGCGCACGACGTCGAACACGTAGTCGACGCGGGGCTGCCCACGCGCGCCGAAGCCGACCTGCTCGAAATCCGCGCCGAGGAACCGTGTCTCACGCTGATGCGCCGCACGTGGACGAGCGGCGTAGCGGTCACGTTCGCGCGTTTCGTGCACCCCGGCTCGCGCTACCGGCTGGGCTGCCGCTTCTCGCCGGATCTGTCGCAACGCCAGGGTTGAAACCGCGCTCTGAGTCGAGCCGCGCTAGACGTTGCCCGCCAGATGAAAACGCGACGCCGGGTGCCACAACCGCACCGACGTCGCCACATCGTCACCTACCCATGTGCGACGCCAGAGTTGCAGGCACGGCTCACCGATATCCATCATCAGATGCCGCCGCACGTGGGCGTCGGGCTTCTGCGCGTAAATGCGGAACTCCGCGCGCTGGATCGGCGCGAGCCGCACCATGTAGTGATTCGGCGTCTCGATCGTGAAGTCCTGCTGCAGGTAGT encodes:
- the hutC gene encoding histidine utilization repressor, which produces MSSTVRSRAHDKPLSAAALKAARAAAEAPAARYEQVKSHIRHIIESGERQAGDRLPSELDLVATLGVSRMTVNRALRELAEEGLVTRVSGVGTFVAQSKPQSTLLMIAHIGDEIRSRGHEYRYDTVLLQRETASVMVSNALGLAPGSSVFHVICVHRENGLPVQLEDRYVNPAIAPDFLQQDFSAIRPSEYLFEIVPAHDVEHVVDAGLPTRAEADLLEIRAEEPCLTLMRRTWTSGVAVTFARFVHPGSRYRLGCRFSPDLSQRQG
- a CDS encoding amino acid ABC transporter permease, with product MQKLDPTVITHNLQPIAAGLATTLGTWAAGVAIGIVIGFLIAVLQLFCGRWVRGVLRVYIELFRGTPFLVQLFLLYYGGPSFGLTLEPMTAGVLGLGLYGSAYFAEAFRSGFQSVPPGHLEAASCLGLTRWQAVMRVQVPQMLVLIVPALTNLIIVLSKETAVLSIVTVPELTFVLTGIGSATFAFVETLLVLCVCYLALVELTSRAGMWAETRIARFMA
- a CDS encoding amino acid ABC transporter ATP-binding protein, which codes for MNAIADMPSSAPTANIEASPGAPLIEVRDLRKRFGEVEVLRGVDLEIARSEVVCIIGPSGSGKSTLLRCLAALETYDQGDVRIEGELLGYSERNGRRVRASQSEINRVRRNVGMVFQQFNLWPHMTALGNVMESLLRVRHLSRDEARRRANAMLETVGLAHKGDAYPAKLSGGQQQRVAIARALAMEPHIMLFDEPTSALDPELVGEVLQVMKQLARDGMTMAVVTHEMGFAAQVADKVMFIDQGRIAVQGKPRDVFHDAGQPRLRQFLQNYFDRNAFWARGADEAQPL